Proteins encoded together in one Macadamia integrifolia cultivar HAES 741 chromosome 8, SCU_Mint_v3, whole genome shotgun sequence window:
- the LOC122087728 gene encoding GPI-anchored protein LLG1-like: protein MSWNHCLFATLFFLSTSLASSSFIFDNVFESDRSTGWTARTLLQAKKSCSVNFEFLNYTIITSQCKGPQYPAKQCCGALKEFACPYSVQLNDLTTDCASTMFSYINLYGKYPPGLFSSECHDSKLGLVCDATAPAESVNANGAWIGQTVPQFLVLLAGSLVVLIQML from the exons ATGTCATGGAACCACTGCTTGTTTGCgactctcttcttcctctcgaCAAGCTTGGCTTCTTCGAGCTTCATTTTTG ACAATGTCTTTGAATCTGACAGATCGACCGGTTGGACGGCCCGGACCCTCCTTCAGGCTAAAAAGA GTTGCTCTGTGAATTTTGAGTTCCTAAACTACACGATAATTACGAGCCAGTGCAAAGGACCTCAGTACCCCGCCAAGCAATGTTGCGGAGCCTTAAAGGAATTTGCATGCCCCTATTCGGTTCAGTTGAATGACCTCACCACTGATTGTGCATCTACGATGTTCAGCTACATTAACCTCTATGGAAAATACCCACCTGGTTTATTTTCTAGCGAGTGCCATGACAGTAAGTTAGGGCTTGTATGCGATGCAACAGCACCAGCTGAAAGTGTCAATGCAAATGGAGCTTGGATTGGCCAGACAGTACCACAATTTTTAGTGCTTTTGGCTGGGTCCTTAGTAGTACTTATTCAAATGTTGTGA